A single genomic interval of Macadamia integrifolia cultivar HAES 741 chromosome 6, SCU_Mint_v3, whole genome shotgun sequence harbors:
- the LOC122082359 gene encoding jasmonoyl--L-amino acid synthetase JAR4-like isoform X2, whose translation MLGNFEQLDPEKVIEEFEEMTKDAKRVQREILHKILTENSEAEYLQKWCLNGRTDPETFKSCVPLVTHKDLEPYIQRIADGEISPILTGQPVTTISLSSGTTQGKPKFVPFNEVLLNSTMQIYRTSFAFRNREFPIVNGKALQFIYSSKQFKTSGGLTAGTATTNIYRSSQFKNTMKSIQSPCCSPDEVIFGPDFDQSLYCHLLCGLIYYDEVQIVFSPFAHGIVHSFRTFEQVWEELCTDIREGVLSSRVNVPSIREAMAKLLKPNPAVADLIYKKISGLSNWYGVIPELFPNAKYVYGILTGSMEPYLKKLRHYAGRLPLVSADYGSSEGWIGANVNPRLPPEQATFAVLPDIGYFEFIPLREMTRDKGLDENASDIHGSESDPVGLTEVKIGEEYEIIVTNFAGFYRYRLGDVVKVIDFHNSTPELQFVCRSNLLLTINIDKNTEKDLQLSVEEAGKLLLEEKIEVVDFTSQVESSTDPGHYVIFWELSDEASEEVLNKCCDCLDRSFVDAGYVSSRKINTIGALELRVVKRGTFQKILDHFLGLGAAVSQFKTPRCVGPSNTKVLQILCDNVVDRYFSNAFA comes from the exons ATGTTGGGGAATTTTGAGCAACTCGATCCGGAGAAGGTGATAGAGGAATTTGAGGAAATGACAAAGGATGCAAAACGAGTTCAGAGAGAAATTCTTCATAAAATTTTAACTGAAAATTCTGAAGCAGAGTACTTGCAGAAATGGTGCCTCAATGGAAGAACTGACCCAGAGACTTTCAAGTCCTGTGTACCATTGGTTACTCATAAAGATTTGGAACCTTACATTCAGAGAATTGCAGACGGAGAGATTTCTCCTATTCTTACTGGACAACCAGTTACAACCATCTCTTTAAG TTCAGGAACAACACAGGGGAAACCCAAATTTGTTCCTTTCAATGAAGTGCTGCTAAATTCCACAATGCAGATATACCGGACATCATTTGCTTTCAGAAATAG AGAGTTCCCTATTGTCAATGGAAAAGCTTTACAATTCATCTATAGCAGCAAGCAATTCAAAACTAGTGGAGGTCTGACAGCAGGCACTGCTACTACAAATATTTATCGAAGCTCACAGTTCAAGAACACAATGAAGTCAATCCAGTCCCCCTGTTGCAGTCCTGATGAAGTCATATTTGGGCCTGATTTTGACCAATCCCTGTACTGCCATCTCTTATGCGGACTTATCTATTACGATGAAGTTCAGATCGTCTTTTCTCCATTTGCCCATGGCATTGTACATTCATTCCGGACATTCGAACAAGTCTGGGAGGAACTCTGTACTGATATCCGAGAGGGGGTCCTCAGTAGCCGAGTCAATGTGCCTTCTATCCGAGAAGCTATGGCAAAACTTCTTAAGCCAAATCCCGCAGTTGCAGATTtgatttataagaaaatatCAGGATTGAGTAATTGGTACGGAGTAATACCGGAACTTTTTCCTAATGCTAAATATGTATATGGGATACTGACAGGATCTATGGAGCCTTATTTGAAGAAATTGAGACATTATGCTGGTCGACTACCTCTGGTGAGTGCAGATTATGGATCTTCTGAAGGATGGATTGGTGCCAATGTCAATCCTAGGTTACCCCCTGAGCAGGCCACTTTTGCAGTGCTTCCTGATATTGGGTATTTTGAATTTATCCCACTTCGGGAGATGACCAGGGATAAGGGACTGGATGAGAATGCTTCCGACATCCATGGTAGTGAATCAGATCCAGTGGGTCTAACTGAAGTTAAGATTGGAGAAGAGTATGAGATCATCGTCACAAATTTTGCAG GTTTCTACCGGTACAGGCTTGGGGATGTTGTGAAGGTGATAGACTTCCACAATTCTACACCAGAGCTCCAGTTTGTTTGTAGGAGTAACCTGCTACTGACTATAAACATAGACAAGAACACAGAGAAAGATTTGCAGCTCTCTGTAGAAGAAGCAGGCAAGCTATTATTGGAAGAGAAGATCGAAGTAGTTGACTTCACGAGCCAAGTGGAGTCGTCCACGGACCCTGGCCACTATGTGATCTTCTGGGAGCTGAGTGATGAGGCAAGTGAAGAAGTTCTTAATAAATGTTGTGATTGTTTGGATCGATCTTTCGTGGATGCAGGTTATGTTAGTTCTCGCAAGATTAATACAATTGGAGCGCTTGAACTCCGGGTGGTGAAGAGGGGAACCTTCCAGAAGATTCTAGATCATTTTCTTGGGCTTGGGGCTGCTGTCAGCCAATTCAAAACCCCAAGATGTGTGGGTCCTTCAAACACCAAGGTGTTGCAGATCCTGTGTGATAATGTGGTTGACAGGTATTTTAGTAATGCTTTTGCTTGA
- the LOC122082359 gene encoding jasmonoyl--L-amino acid synthetase JAR4-like isoform X1 yields the protein MSFWELGRLPAFIWICSSSLVNFCTICQIFVRMLGNFEQLDPEKVIEEFEEMTKDAKRVQREILHKILTENSEAEYLQKWCLNGRTDPETFKSCVPLVTHKDLEPYIQRIADGEISPILTGQPVTTISLSSGTTQGKPKFVPFNEVLLNSTMQIYRTSFAFRNREFPIVNGKALQFIYSSKQFKTSGGLTAGTATTNIYRSSQFKNTMKSIQSPCCSPDEVIFGPDFDQSLYCHLLCGLIYYDEVQIVFSPFAHGIVHSFRTFEQVWEELCTDIREGVLSSRVNVPSIREAMAKLLKPNPAVADLIYKKISGLSNWYGVIPELFPNAKYVYGILTGSMEPYLKKLRHYAGRLPLVSADYGSSEGWIGANVNPRLPPEQATFAVLPDIGYFEFIPLREMTRDKGLDENASDIHGSESDPVGLTEVKIGEEYEIIVTNFAGFYRYRLGDVVKVIDFHNSTPELQFVCRSNLLLTINIDKNTEKDLQLSVEEAGKLLLEEKIEVVDFTSQVESSTDPGHYVIFWELSDEASEEVLNKCCDCLDRSFVDAGYVSSRKINTIGALELRVVKRGTFQKILDHFLGLGAAVSQFKTPRCVGPSNTKVLQILCDNVVDRYFSNAFA from the exons ATGTCATTTTGGGAACTAGGGAGGCTTCCTGCTTTTATTTGGATTTGTTCTTCTTCGCTGG TCAACTTCTGTACTATTTGTCAAATATTTGTAAGGATGTTGGGGAATTTTGAGCAACTCGATCCGGAGAAGGTGATAGAGGAATTTGAGGAAATGACAAAGGATGCAAAACGAGTTCAGAGAGAAATTCTTCATAAAATTTTAACTGAAAATTCTGAAGCAGAGTACTTGCAGAAATGGTGCCTCAATGGAAGAACTGACCCAGAGACTTTCAAGTCCTGTGTACCATTGGTTACTCATAAAGATTTGGAACCTTACATTCAGAGAATTGCAGACGGAGAGATTTCTCCTATTCTTACTGGACAACCAGTTACAACCATCTCTTTAAG TTCAGGAACAACACAGGGGAAACCCAAATTTGTTCCTTTCAATGAAGTGCTGCTAAATTCCACAATGCAGATATACCGGACATCATTTGCTTTCAGAAATAG AGAGTTCCCTATTGTCAATGGAAAAGCTTTACAATTCATCTATAGCAGCAAGCAATTCAAAACTAGTGGAGGTCTGACAGCAGGCACTGCTACTACAAATATTTATCGAAGCTCACAGTTCAAGAACACAATGAAGTCAATCCAGTCCCCCTGTTGCAGTCCTGATGAAGTCATATTTGGGCCTGATTTTGACCAATCCCTGTACTGCCATCTCTTATGCGGACTTATCTATTACGATGAAGTTCAGATCGTCTTTTCTCCATTTGCCCATGGCATTGTACATTCATTCCGGACATTCGAACAAGTCTGGGAGGAACTCTGTACTGATATCCGAGAGGGGGTCCTCAGTAGCCGAGTCAATGTGCCTTCTATCCGAGAAGCTATGGCAAAACTTCTTAAGCCAAATCCCGCAGTTGCAGATTtgatttataagaaaatatCAGGATTGAGTAATTGGTACGGAGTAATACCGGAACTTTTTCCTAATGCTAAATATGTATATGGGATACTGACAGGATCTATGGAGCCTTATTTGAAGAAATTGAGACATTATGCTGGTCGACTACCTCTGGTGAGTGCAGATTATGGATCTTCTGAAGGATGGATTGGTGCCAATGTCAATCCTAGGTTACCCCCTGAGCAGGCCACTTTTGCAGTGCTTCCTGATATTGGGTATTTTGAATTTATCCCACTTCGGGAGATGACCAGGGATAAGGGACTGGATGAGAATGCTTCCGACATCCATGGTAGTGAATCAGATCCAGTGGGTCTAACTGAAGTTAAGATTGGAGAAGAGTATGAGATCATCGTCACAAATTTTGCAG GTTTCTACCGGTACAGGCTTGGGGATGTTGTGAAGGTGATAGACTTCCACAATTCTACACCAGAGCTCCAGTTTGTTTGTAGGAGTAACCTGCTACTGACTATAAACATAGACAAGAACACAGAGAAAGATTTGCAGCTCTCTGTAGAAGAAGCAGGCAAGCTATTATTGGAAGAGAAGATCGAAGTAGTTGACTTCACGAGCCAAGTGGAGTCGTCCACGGACCCTGGCCACTATGTGATCTTCTGGGAGCTGAGTGATGAGGCAAGTGAAGAAGTTCTTAATAAATGTTGTGATTGTTTGGATCGATCTTTCGTGGATGCAGGTTATGTTAGTTCTCGCAAGATTAATACAATTGGAGCGCTTGAACTCCGGGTGGTGAAGAGGGGAACCTTCCAGAAGATTCTAGATCATTTTCTTGGGCTTGGGGCTGCTGTCAGCCAATTCAAAACCCCAAGATGTGTGGGTCCTTCAAACACCAAGGTGTTGCAGATCCTGTGTGATAATGTGGTTGACAGGTATTTTAGTAATGCTTTTGCTTGA
- the LOC122082340 gene encoding mitochondrial adenine nucleotide transporter ADNT1, whose protein sequence is MASEDVVGKTTGESAVSTIVNLAEEAKLAREGVKSPGPAVLSICKSLAAGGIAGGVSRTAVAPLERLKILLQVQNPHSIKYNGTIQGLKYIWRTEGFRGLFKGNGTNCARIVPNSAVKFFSYEQASQGILWLYRQQSGNEDAQLTPLLRLGAGATAGIIAMSATYPMDMVRGRLTVQTEKSPYQYRGMFHALRTVLMEEGPRALYKGWLPSVIGVIPYVGLNFAVYESLKEWLVESKSFGLADGSELSVTTKLACGAAAGTVGQTVAYPLDVIRRRMQMVGWKDASSIVTGGGGSKASLEYSGMLDAFRKTVGKEGFGALYKGLVPNSVKVVPSIAIAFVSYEMVKDVLGVEVRISD, encoded by the exons ATGGCTTCTGAGGATGTGGTTGGGAAGACAACTGGTGAATCTGCCGTTTCGACGATCGTTAATCTTGCTGAAGAGGCAAAGCTTGCGAGAGAAGGAGTTAAGTCTCCTGGTCCTGCTGTACTCAGTATATGCAAGTCTCTTGCTGCTGGAGGCATCGCTGGAGGAGT GTCACGCACTGCTGTTGCTCCGTTAGAACGGTTAAAAATTTTACTCCAG GTTCAAAATCCGCATAGTATAAAGTATAATGGAACAATTCAAGGTTTGAAGTATATATGGAGAACAGAAGGTTTCCGAGGACTGTTTAAGGGCAACGGTACCAATTGTGCTCGTATTGTCCCGAACTCGGCAGTCAAGTTTTTTAGTTATGAGCAAGCATCTCA GGGCATTTTGTGGCTTTATCGTCAGCAATCTGGCAATG AGGATGCTCAACTGACTCCTCTTTTACGCCTCGGAGCTGGAGCAACGGCTGGAATTATTGCTATGTCAGCAACTTACCCGATGGACATGGTACGAGGCAGGCTTACTGTGCAG ACAGAGAAGTCCCCTTACCAGTACAGAGGGATGTTCCATGCCCTAAGAACTGTCCTCATGGAAGAAGGCCCACGGGCTTTGTACAAAGGCTGGCTTCCTTCTGTGATTGGAGTT ATTCCATATGTGGGTCTCAACTTTGCCGTGTATGAATCTCTGAAGGAATGGCTGGTTGAAAGCAAATCATTTGGACTAGCAGATGGTTCTGAGTTGAGCGTGACAACAAAGCTTGCTTGTGGAGCTGCTGCTGGAACCGTTGGCCAGACAGTTGCATACCCGCTTGATGTTATTCGCCGAAGAATGCAAATGGTGGGCTGGAAGGATGCTTCTTCAATTGTTACCGGCGGTGGCGGGAGCAAAGCATCACTTGAATATTCTGGCATGCTAGATGCATTCCGAAAGACGGTTGGGAAAGAGGGCTTTGGAGCATTGTACAAGGGCTTAGTCCCCAACTCAGTGAAG GTGGTTCCATCCATTGCAATTGCATTTGTGTCATATGAGATGGTGAAGGATGTTCTTGGAGTTGAGGTGAGAATATCAGACTGA